A window of Cydia pomonella isolate Wapato2018A chromosome 25, ilCydPomo1, whole genome shotgun sequence genomic DNA:
ATAATAATATGACGTGtagacctttttttaaatacctctttttggggagaggtacactggtttctattaagcttctgtaccgttatttgaagcctatttaatatttgagagtgcgatgctgtttgacagatgacgtagcggttcactataggctgacacctaccccctttgtacttgtatttcaagttttaaccccctccaccaggcgcccgtggcccgcggccgcggagctcttcattggcgttctgtttgtcggaacgttcggttcactgcaaaaaattcttagaaatccttagattcttagaattttttgtaaatactaattgaaagtattgTAAACGGTTTTTACCGTTCGATTGTTAATATTACTTCAATGATTTGATGGACAGCTTGTGTTCGTCAATGTGTTTAGCAAAGCTGACACCGCATCGATTCACATCGCGAGCGCAGCGAAGCTGTCGCGTAAGTAAgcgattcttattttattttgtttacagcgAATCGAATCATTTTAAGCACGGAGCAGGTCCTTGAAAAAGTGTAAATGTGAATGGCAGTTTATAGGCCACAGTTTTATTGTCCTCCGAAAGGGAGGTTATAGCGGTTCCTATTACAGTATAGAACTGCCTAACTTAGGAATAACTAAAAAGACGCGCTCTGCGACGTCGTAATTTATGCTAATCAACTTGTGATTTTGCATTAAGTAACCTTagggtaattacaataataatgatcGTAAGATATATATGACCTGATATTTTCCGTGCATTTCAAGACTTTCTGGTACTGTGCTGCTgtgatacaaattattttattttgcatttaaatcgaAATATCACAATAAAGGCTGGATTTGGAAGTACCCCCAATTTTAGAATGCTTGAGAGCTGGGGCTAAAACGCTTAAAATAAGCTAGAATAAGAAGCCATTAAAGAAATACCATGTTTGGTATTGCCATGGGTACCATTAAACAGTAAAGTTACTCTAGTATCATGCTGGCTACCAAATTAGGGTCCTATCCGCCTTAAAGTCGACGAAGCCCCGCTGTCGCGGGGCTTCTATTTCCGCTCTGAGGGACGAAAGGTAACTAACAAACCTACATCGAAAACCTCCTTTTCGATCTTTTTGTTTATATCCTTTGgaaagttttttcttaataataccaACTTTGGATGCACAGTACCGTCAATAtctttgtgaattttattttcaattaaggtatttgtacgtaataataaatagtgcaaCTGCTAAAAGTGCCTTCTAGTTAAAGCAAGggatttaaaagtgaaactctTGTATGTAAAACTGACATATCCCCATTCAGTTGTGTTATTGTGAATTTCGTTTAaggagttttattatatttatatacgtataaaattttagttttgacatgTATAACTGCATACAGGAGGGGCACTATTTACCCCTTTGCTATAACTATAACCCTTGTGAGAAAAGGAGGTTCGAAGTATCTTTTCATGACTTAAGAACGTAATTGAGACTGGGAGGTCGGGTGGTTACAGACCGCCGCTGCCTGCACAAGGCATAACACATATCCTGCTGCGTAAGCAGAGTTGAACAATATTGCATTATGTTAAATTAGCATACTGTAACCTTTCCCACCTGCGCAAGGTGTGGAGAAATTTACTACCATTGCGTaacttattgtacctatactacCTGTACCTATTATGGATATCCGCCATGGCCTACTACAATAACTATCCTGCTACTTAGCAgaaggtttattaaaatataaatatgtgctgttaagcatacatacataacgtACCTAATAATTCCCGCCTGCGTAAGGCGAGTGAATATTACTATTAAGCCAGCTGAAGACCTGCCGCCTGCGCAAGGTGTGCGATTTTCATTATCCTGCTACGCTAGCAGATGAAGCAAGATGGCTACTATAAGACcagtatacttaatacaatGAACATGGTTCCAAACGCCAAGACCTTTCCCGCCTGCGCAAGGCGTGTGAAAATGATTAGTCACTGGGGCTAAAAGTCAGACATGGTTTTGATTCTGTTATCAGATAGTAAAGTATATTAAGATCATACAACATGCCTGCGCAAGGCGTGCAACATCCATTTGCCTGCTGCGCAAGCGGGTATCAATTGGTTCAAGGtatcattaatcaaatattgGTACTACAAAGCATTTatgatataagtacctacttaacatgtATCTTTTTCTATAAGCCAAGATTTCAACTCCCATGTAAATCTCCGACTAATtcacaataataattcataatcatttatttgcacataaaaatcCTACGCAAGGCATTCGAGAAATAATGTTTTACTATCGTTTTGCTGCGAAAACACACCCCACTAAACATGAGACTGGCCCAGGAAGACCgtaaaaccctaaaaagataaaataagccttgacacactcactgccagcgacccgctaggcgtaTTCCCTTTTAGTAGGCGCTTTGTGAGACATACTGGTTTCTCGCGTTATCAACTTCGCTCGTAACGCGTAGCtcacgctggcactgaatgtgttaactggctttccggtgagtaatattaaaaatcaccatAAGTGGTTCATACTTCATACGTGGCCCATTCAGTCATGCTAATAATCTTGATAATCTAGAGTTCATGATACTGAtcgttgaattaaaatttttaaatttgttttgaattgccTTAATCAACCGGCCGCCCCGCCGCTACATAGTTCTAATggtttaaagatataaatatattaccctGGACTGGTTCAAGGTTCTTGGCTATTCATCATTTAACCCcatttgggtcaaacacaacaaaggttgggaaaaatgtatcccgctCGTAGCAGCATAACAAGATTGCAGCAGCATAGCGTGGCTTGAACTCCGTTAACGTTGcgttgtctacaggaaagacgtgaaggACTTAATAAAATGTCTATGACCCACAACTGGTATATAATCATAGCTCAATGCAACTAATCATCGCAGTCCAAATGAAAGAAAGCCATTTCGGTTATTAATCTAGATGAATACATCAGGcgttaaaatatatgtcctAGATGTCGGGACGACTTCTTGTTAATAGCCAAAAGTGCTTTTTTGGATAACGGATACAAACCCTTAAGGGTTGAGATACATACATTTACCTATTGGTTCGAATCTACTTTAAAAGACTGTGTGGTTatgatattcaatataaaacattacaaatttccCGGGTGGAATtaagcaggcgtacataggctacggagactgcttaccatcaggcgggccgtatgcttgtttgccaccgacgtagtaagaAAGGCAAGCAACCTCGAAGGTTatttctataccaatgttcattAATTGGTGTCCTATGAAATTATTCCCATAAGTATTCAGTTTTTGGCAACAATAATGTACAAGACAAAGTTTCTGTATTGTATACTGTATGTTACAAAACATATATGTGAGAATCAGTGAGCTCACTGAGATAACATTAGAATTGCTTTATATCACCGTTGAtacaatgtaaatgctagacaaGTCTGCGCCATTGGGCATGGGCATGCCACAGGTTaagttacctacttaagtatatatagttctcagatctcgtttaaagtaatgtaacattagtttttcttcaaaaacataaaaataggaaggctacttaatgccaaatgattaaatactgattattttaacgAAGGTCTTTGACCTTACTATCTAACCCGTCAGTCAATAACATATCCTTGGTAAGATAAATAGTTATGTCCATACATCTCGCGCTTCCTTGAGCTTGCACCAGGTAGTACAAGTAGGTAATCCTGAaataaggtacgagtatatttgtgaacaaagcTGGGACTACCAGTTAGAATGGCTATTacttatatgtgttaaattatgcgaattgtaatttattcaaaCACTTTAGCGAACGTAAATCTATCATCTACGCACAGGCCTAACCTTGGCTTATCAGGAACGCAGACATTGTAATATGTGAAATACCAGACGATACAAAGAACCAAGCGGGAGAGCACTCTCCTGGCAGAGTTTTCAAGATTAAATTGTAGCTCACTAACTGAAATTGACGAGCTTTTAGTGCCAATAATACAGATCTTGTTTAAGATTTTAATCAGTcactttatgtttttaatatgtatgaaactaaaggccaagtaagtatattcaggtgaaagccttaaatatacctatacatcttgcatgatggtacataatttcaacatgatactcgtaataatgataCCTCCAAGAGGAAAAATCCtagtattattttttgctgTATTGCAGGCATTGAATTGATAAAGGTCATGTTCTTACCATACTGGCCCTAATTATtgtacatgtaataaaataaaaccacattATAGGCTGGTTAAAGTATGGGCTTAggcccaaaaatattttagaatactctCTGGGGTAAGACTACCATCGTAgcgaatatcaaagaaaaattaaaatggttacaGCAAATAGGATTTGttgtgtattatataatataatataattcagcctatatacgtcccagtgctgggcacaggcctcctctcatgtgcgagagggctcgggctatagtccccacgctagcccaatgcggattggggacttgttGTGTATTATGATTGAAAATTGGATATTCTACGAGCTTATTTACATTCTGAATGGCTATGCACTGTACACAACTACAACGGTGAGAGTGGTAACGGGTTGAACTCTTTTGGATGAGTAACATAAAGCTGTTAATAGCGCTACCAAATTAACCTACTATATCACTTACTGTCTTATTGTTATTTAAGAATGTTCAAAAGCGGGAAAATAAGGACAGCTTATGTTAATCCATGAATTAATTGGCTGAGAGCTTGATTACTTCTACAATATAATAGACAATATTGCATGTTGTGATAAGTGCACTTTTCATATGATTTACTTTGCCCTTAAGACTGTAGGATTTTTGGAAAGCAAACAAGCGAAGCtctgaaaaatgtatataaaaatcgtttttgtGAGCCTATAAGTTAAATTGTATCCTGCCTCATAAGTAAATACCAATATTTGGTAACCATATCTGGGTAAAAGACACTTTAAAGTGTCAATaatcaagtttattttctttttggcaaggtaatataaggtcaaatatgagtcagtttgttagaatgtggaccttgaaatcaattgaaagtattgaaacaCATATAATGATCGCAATGTTATTGTtggatggataaaataaaaagtataattatgttttcataatttattttaataaacatacagttttctatatttataggtcctatctataaataacattgtaaagtaaaatatgtcactGCACACTTTAAGCCTTTTCACATTCATCCATGTACCCGGATTGTTAAGTACATTTGTACTTGTTGTCTCCACCATTTTCACATATCAGTATAAATTAATCACATTGGCGTTTTCTGACCACCAGGCGATCACAGACacgtctcaaatattaaataggcttcaaataacggtacagaagcttaatagcagcgttttaccttacaataaaacgcttattaagcgaaataccttatttgaagcctatatttttaaattcgcctGTGGCTACAACACTCAGTTGCAATAAACCAAATCACTTATATAATGCCCGTCGAGGGTATTTTTAACTCACTGCGTTTTCTCCTACCATGCAGGTTGCAATAAGCAACATCTATAGTCTATACATACAAGTCAACTGGTATGTCTCTTCatattgaaaacgaaataataTCAAATGCAATCCTTTTTCGAATGTGGTATATTGcaacttcgttttatttatattttgagacccaatgaagagctccgcggccgcgggccacgggcgcctggtggagggggttaaaacttgaaatacaagtacaaagggggtaggtgtcagcctatagtgaaccgctacgtcatctgtcaaacagcatcgcactctcaaatattaaataggcttcaaataaggtatttcgcttaataagcgttttattgtaaggtaaaacgctgctattaaaAGTACACAGAagcatagaaaaataagttagCATATGCCAACACATAGAGTGGTAACTCCACAATTAGTCTTACCAAAtcgagttatttcgtagtcgacatctaccgtcaagtagcggaaattatcagtactgctagttgacaatagatgtcgcgacgaacaaAAAGTAATACTCAACAACAAggttatggtgccatcgcttGACACGATGCCGACATAACTTTGGCTTATGCTCTATtatatggcgccactttttggtatttaacacatatgagtgaaagaataaggatcaaagtcaaatggcgttctaagttttaatcatgtgtcgaaagatggcagtaaatttactgtggctacaaagtttactttccAATCCACGTCtctttcaaattctctttgctataatTTGTTACGTTAGCACTTTAGTTTTCTGTGTATAACTTCCGACTCTCAGCTATTAGTAGACTTATatttactagtttttttttatgaagagAGTAAAGACCAGGTAAAGGATGGGTATGCAAAACAAGaataaattttatacattttaatgttGACCAGTTTAAAGATAAAAACTTAACCAACTATCCTTACAACTAACTTAAACTATTAACTTCTCAAATAAAACACTTCTGCCTTAAAATAAGTGACTACTATTTGGGGTCAGTAGAAAATGCAAAACCCGTAGCACAGGAATATCTAGCCGATTTGTCTAGGAATATGGACATATACCTATTTGATTGTAGAATTTCAAAGTTATTAATAATCTAGCAATAATATGCAAagaaaatatgtaacaaatcTTTTTGTAGTTCAAAAATCCCCCTACATtgctaaaatattaatacatttgaAAATATTCACTATTACATATAATGTACTGGTAcaggataaaaaaaaagtcaaagtgGTCAGATATCTAGCTTTTGACCTGCTATactacatacaatacatacatgtTTCAACAACTATTAAAATATCCCAGATGCAGAATTATACTTAAACAATCGCTTCTAGCTTTTTTAAGACTATActctacatttttaaaaatattgcgctcttaataatgttttaaatgGCTTAAAAGTGACTGTTAACATAGTAAGACCAtttcattttgatttgattacaattttaactaaattttacaGTTTTACAATAAACATTAGAACATTACAATCATTTCAGGGCCTGCCGAAATATAATCCCCTTGGCAAGCAAGCTTGTTTAAAGCTGTCACAGACATATCTGTATCTCTGAGAGTACAGCTGACTGAAAAAGCTAAATTAGTACCACCGATTGCATCTGATTTCACTATGATTCTCACTGACTTAACAAAATAGTCCTTATTCCTCCTCTCTGTCTTTCTGTTtgtccttcttcttcttctttttcttttgtttctgTTCTCCATCTTCTGCCACCTCCATAGTGGTGTCGGCAGCTTCTGTAGTCTCTCCCTCTGCAGTTTCATCTAGGTCTcgcttctttttcttcttctttttctcgGATTTAGCTTCCATTGAGTTGTTAGTGTCGTCAGCATTGGCTGTGCTGGCTGTACGCTTTCTGCTGCCATCCTCATCAGCTTGCTGAGCTTCAGGTTCTCCATTTTCTTTTGCTTTACCCTTATTATAGTCCTTGTAACTGTTCAACCATTCCGACGGAGTATTTTCATTTGGTTTGCCAAATTTATCTAATTTCCCTTGCTGTATTAGCTGCTTCTTCTGGGATGCCTTTGGACCAAGGCCCCATTTGCGTGGATACGTGTCCCTCTCCATGATAACCCGTTTTAGCTTGGCAGCCACTCCATGGTCACATGACGCCATAGTTGATGTAGTCATTAATGCAATAGCTAAAGCGATGGCTTCTCCTTTTGTTGttacaataacaatttcttGATCAATTTCTATTCCATCTTCGTACCTTAAAATACCAGGTAAAAGGACTTTGGCTCCATAACAGATAGCGTTGACTGCACTGTCTTTCACAAAGATCCTCTTATGAGCTACTAGGAGACCTTCGAGAGGCTTGATGACTCTGCGGAGGTAGCTCTCATCTTTGTGGTTTTCATAAGCCCATTGAGCGTCTAAGATATCATGCATAGTGACCATGCCTTCTCCCTCTCCTTGAATGCCGGACCGCACTCTTCTGAGCTCAATCATCTGTCCTCCGACTCCCAGCATGAGTCCAAGATGGACACACATTGTTCTAATGTAAGAGCCGGCCTCACAGCTGACCCAAAATACTCCAATATTTCTTTCAGCATCAAAGTCAAGTAGTTTGCTGTCGTACACTGAACGGACGCGAAGTTGTCGCTTCACGGCGGAGATTAAAGGCGGGCGCTGGAACAGCGCGCCTCGTAGCTTCTCTAAACCTTGAGTTACTTTTTTGATGCTTTCCACAGCAGAGTGAAGGCTGAACACGGCCACGTACTCCTTGCCGGCGTTCTGCTGCGACTTCACCAGTCTTGTAGCGCGGTCCACACACACGATCAGACATCCCGTCACCTTGGGATCGAGCGTGCCCGAGTGACCAGTCTTTTCCACTTTCAAAATACGCTTTATCCATGAAACTACCTCGTGGGAGCTCGGGTTGCTAGGTTTATCGACGTTTATGAAGCCAGACTTGATGTAGTCAGTAATAGGGCGCTTCAATGGCGAATGTCCGAACGGCAGCGGCGTGTAGTGGTTAGTTCGCACGTTGAGCCGATCgaaatttttcaacaacaacgGCCAGTACGCAGTGTCTAGCTTCTTCACACTCTCGGAGGGCTCAATCTTAAAGTCTCCGAGCTTCTGAAACGCGCCCAATGACACGGTATCcttgtttttcttcttctttttctcaGACAAAACGTCCGCACCGGGTTGCAATACTTCCGTCATTTTGAACGCGTGTTTATTATTCACACGCGGAAGAGTCTTGGTACACTAAAATAAGTAACCCACGTTGGGTAATTGGAGCACTTGCGTCGTTCACTGATTAAAACGCACACAATAACCCAACACGTGCAGCGTTTTTGGATTAGAGGTTAGCTTGAAAATGTTTCTGCTgtttttttatgacaaaatgtggTGTGTACGCACTTGGCATGTATCGTATGGTAACACTATGAGGTGCgttcacattttttattttttattagttattttattttataagtatccaataatgtatttttatatataattctaCTTTGTTACACTGAACTTTATTTCAGTTAATAAAGTACTAATTTGCGTTCACATGTAATTCTTTGAATTTATTTACTATCATTACTTTAACCCATTTTcatgaatataattataaatgatgaattaaataatgtttgaGTATGGTTTGAGTTACTTCTAATTAAGTGAAAAATGCAAAATAACTCACAATcagtgttataaataaaatttaatgctAACTAATTTTACACTATGAACGCAGCCTTAAAAATAGTGTTACCATAACAAAGAAATATCGGaaaatataaccttttttaaAGTATAcatgtatttacaaaaaatttaagACAAATAGTAGAGCTTTTCTACAAAGTTGTTTCTCACagttgaaatattaaaaaatatttgtgttacACTCGGCAGCTATTGttaaaccaagctaagttggccgCGATTTTtgcagcccagacagtgcaagtgttatttaaacgtcataatttcatagaagttggaagtttaaaataacacttgcccAGTCTGGGATATCAatatcactgccaacttagcttggtctaaacAGATATTGAGCATGGTCGTCAGCATGgtttttatttaagatttttgtaGCGGCATTTCAAATTTAGCGTAGTGCAACATTAatgtaaatagaaaaaaaaagtcaacGTCAAAAATGTCAACTCTATTATTTGCTATTATATTATTTGCCATGGCATTGGCATGAGCTTACCAGTTTGGCGGCGGTTTGTTTTCTCAACATTTTATAGCAAAACTAACACAAATACTACAAAATGGCAGGTGTTCTATTCGAAGACATATTCAACGTGAAGGACATGGATCCCGAGGGCAAAAAATTCGACCGCGTCAGTCGTTTACACTGTGAATCAGAGTCGTTCAAAATGGACCTGATTTTGGATATTAATTCGTGGATATATCCGATGGAGCTGGGTGACAAGTTCCGGCTGGTGCTAGCGACTACATTACGGGAGAACGGGTACCCGGACGGCGGGGAGTGGAACCCGCTGGACACGGAAGGAAATCGCGCGGATAGCTTCGAATATGTCATGTCGGGCAAAGTTTATAGGTTAGTTTTGTATTgacaaatcttaaaaaataGTTCCTAGAGTAATGGAAATGCTGGAGTTTAAAAACAAGTGAATAATACAGCCAGTTAACTAACCTTAGGACAGATGccataagaaataaaaattgaacTAACCTAACCAAGTAAATGTGTTAGACTTCGTAAAATAGAAGgatttatacctacatacaatatCAGAAAAAAACCTCCACAAAATCCAGGTTTAACTGTTTGACTTTGATTCCTCTAGATCGTTTTAGTGGCTTTCATTTAACTATGAAGTGGTGTGTGGGTGTGGGCCAGCTCCAACCCAATCCTGTGTTCAATTGCCGAGAGGATTGACTGCCCAAATTTGAGGCATTGTGATGATATGCATGTCTCTAGAAATACTTATTATATCTAACCACTAATTAGGTACTTCTAGAAATATAGCTGCCCTAGTAATTGAAGGGATGTTTACAAAAACTACATAACTGCTTAGAGCGGTTGtcattttttacaagctttaatttactttcacctgaccgttgtctgtttgtaatcaaatcttgcaagtgagatttgacccacttcccggtttccaatgaagatgaaaatttgcatacatatgtaagtcgggtaacaatgcaattttatggtaccatcgagatgatctgatgatggagacaggaggtggccataggaactctgtgataaaacaacgtaacatAATTGTggttggggtttttagaattgtctcaatgagtattagttacttgtggaaagaaaagtacagtcagcgataaaagcttgtacctaaaatgaaatttttgccaaaaacttatttaagaaTATTGTTAATCGTTTCAGGTGTTAACCAGTGTAGTCAGTTTTTGTAAACATCCCTTCAATTATTTACTAAGTCTGTATATAGCTATAAGTGCATACTAACATATATATGAGTCTAAAAGTTACTCAagttaaatgattttatttattatgattttaaaagaCGTCTTGCAGTTTACATATCTGTAAAAGTGATTTAAGTAATGCCATGCATCCTAGTTGTTTCCCCTCTATGAATCAAGTGGTCTATccattaagtaattaaaattaatataagatATTACAAGACACTACACAaatcagtaaggcttgtgttgtatgTACTTAaggtttggcctagtgagtagtgaccctacctacgaagctgatagtAGTagccgggttcaaatcctggtaagggcatttatttgtgtcatgagcatggatatttgttcctgaatcatgggtgttttctatgtatttaagtatttataaatatttatatattatatatatcattgtctaagtaccctcaactcaagccttattgagcttactgtgggacttagtcaatttgtgtaataatgtcctataatatttatttgattatttatttatttatatagttatattcaattcaattagcCTGACTATTTACTGACACATTTATCATTCTGTTGTGTTTCTTTGTCACTGTTTTTAGTTGTCAACAGTCAGGTTGTTGGGGTATCCAACAAAGGTCTCTTGTTGGTCTGTTCGCTTTGGTGGGAAATCATTTACCCATCCCATTTTCGGGTGTTCCTCTCTCTTGCTGTATATAGGGAACCAATGAGTTATATTCTGTGtccatttgtttattttagatCTTGACATGTGACTTGTCCACCTCCATTTTCTGTTTCTTATTTCTCTGGCTGCATCTCCGACTGCTTTTTTCCTGATtgtatagttatatataaatacttaaacatagaaaccatccataactcaggaacaaatattagtGATACACACACAAATAAACCTTACCAGGATAGGAACTTGGGACCGcctgctttgtaggcagggtctcAATCGACTAGACTCCTATCAAACTTCTACTATACTTACTCAGGGTCGTATTTACCCTAGGGCCATGCGGGCCACGGTCCGGGGGTGgaataacaatgaaaaatgtttattcCTTGTCTTCTGGGGCGGcgaaacttttttcttttactatgttggtggcaaacaagcatacggcccgcctgatggtaagcagtctccatagcctttAGACGCCAGcatctccagaggagttaaatgcgcgttgctgacACTAACACcacaccctcattgagctctggcaaccttacttaccagcaggaacacaactatgagtagggtctagtgttatttgactgcggtttttctgtaaggtggaggtacttccccagttggcctctgctctagatctggaatgacttCTGCTGTGCTGTgacctaccacacaaagcgagatgacgtACACAATGCcgatacctctcttttggacgttgTTTAAGGACATTTCTGATACTTTATTGGCCGCACGCCAAATTTTAAAATACGCCCCTATCTATACTTATTCTCAACTTAGTCAAACTACtaatatcataaataatattttcaggatAGAAGGTGATGAGGCAGCGATGGAGACAGCGTCCCGCCTGGCCGCCTACGTGTCGTTCGGGGGCCTGCTGATGCGGCTGCAGGGCGACGCTAACAATCTTCACGGCTTCGAGGTCGATCAGCATATGTACCTGCTTATGAAGAAGCTTGCTTTCTAAATGAGTCATAAAAACTATGAGGGCCAATTTTTTGAGGTCGGTctttttggattattttgttaaaatttggtGGTaaagttccctattctgtacagTATAAATGTAATATTACCGTATGTCCTAAAAAAGATATCTGAGTTATGAAAAAGTATGGTATTTTCCAAAGCTTGGAAACCGTTCCAAACCGTTAACATGTACTTGACACAAAACCTtataatttcgatttcgctcgaaaaaccattatttttaaaccggtttttatgagaacagttcttgtcaaattaaccggtttagagtaataaaaaccagtttcttcctatgtcggtgtcgaTGTTTACGTGGCATACCACCAGACCGGCCGGCGGTTTCGTCGCTCgtaaaataaaccggtttttttaaggTTACCATAAAACATtcgtgtttttataaaaattcggaggaaaaccgtaataaaccggtatttactggtattttataaaccggttcccagccttaatattttcgtaacacaacacatacttacatacattttcgtcagtacaaaatttttaattgtgtttatCCCGCCAAGAATGAAAACCTCTACAAACCAGCCAAATTTTATTCAAATCTAATAGGAAAAATcgaccacaaaataaaaatcagccCGTTAGGCGGATGATTGGCTAAGTGTATGgacaattaattttatatggGTGTGATATAGTACATTGAAACTTGTTTTTCTATGCCAGAAACTAAAATGACAGGTTGGTTGGCCAAGTTACTTCCCAATTCTTGTACCAGTTTTGTACTAAATGACAGTAGAATTTCAGTATCTTGGCCGATTCTTATCTTATTGTCGACTGtttttgttagatttttata
This region includes:
- the LOC133531598 gene encoding H/ACA ribonucleoprotein complex subunit 4; the encoded protein is MTEVLQPGADVLSEKKKKKNKDTVSLGAFQKLGDFKIEPSESVKKLDTAYWPLLLKNFDRLNVRTNHYTPLPFGHSPLKRPITDYIKSGFINVDKPSNPSSHEVVSWIKRILKVEKTGHSGTLDPKVTGCLIVCVDRATRLVKSQQNAGKEYVAVFSLHSAVESIKKVTQGLEKLRGALFQRPPLISAVKRQLRVRSVYDSKLLDFDAERNIGVFWVSCEAGSYIRTMCVHLGLMLGVGGQMIELRRVRSGIQGEGEGMVTMHDILDAQWAYENHKDESYLRRVIKPLEGLLVAHKRIFVKDSAVNAICYGAKVLLPGILRYEDGIEIDQEIVIVTTKGEAIALAIALMTTSTMASCDHGVAAKLKRVIMERDTYPRKWGLGPKASQKKQLIQQGKLDKFGKPNENTPSEWLNSYKDYNKGKAKENGEPEAQQADEDGSRKRTASTANADDTNNSMEAKSEKKKKKKKRDLDETAEGETTEAADTTMEVAEDGEQKQKKKKKKKDKQKDREEE
- the LOC133531607 gene encoding DNA-directed RNA polymerases I, II, and III subunit RPABC3, which codes for MAGVLFEDIFNVKDMDPEGKKFDRVSRLHCESESFKMDLILDINSWIYPMELGDKFRLVLATTLRENGYPDGGEWNPLDTEGNRADSFEYVMSGKVYRIEGDEAAMETASRLAAYVSFGGLLMRLQGDANNLHGFEVDQHMYLLMKKLAF